In the genome of Fusarium poae strain DAOMC 252244 chromosome 1, whole genome shotgun sequence, the window TTTAATAGCCTGTCGCATTGAAGATCTTTTCTACTCTGCTAGTAGTCATCACCCTTGCGTGCTGtcaaaataaaaataaaaataaaatacagAATGCAACCTGGAATCGATAGTCTCTCAAACTATTAACACTAGCGTGGAGCTAGTTCAGCCCCAGACCCTTCTTGAAATTTGACAAACAATTATGTAAATAGGGGCCAAAGACCATGAAAATATCGatttgttctgttctgtctGTTTTTGCAACCTCTTCTGTTCACTTGCCTTGCGCTACTTTATTAGTCGCTTCCATTCGTTTATAATTGATTGTCCTTCTCAAGATGCTTTCTCGTTCCATTCTCGTTGTGGCGGCTGCCGCTATCAGCTTCCTCGGAGCCGAAGCTGGCCCTTGTCGGCCGACTACCGTCACAAGCTCGGCCGAGAGTGAGACCTCGTCGACTGTTGTTCCTGTGTCTGAGTCCACTACGTTGACAACCTTGATCGAGACTACCTCCACGGCTGTGGCTGAGACCACATCGACTGTCTCGGACGAGGTCACACCGACCACGCTTGCTGCAAGCACCACGACTTCCGAAGCACCAAACTGTGTCGAAACTCAAGTTGTTTCCAACTCAGGCTTCGACGAGAACAACGATCTTTCGCCTTGGGCTAGCAGTGGAGGGGTGACTAGTAACGGCGCTTATTCCGCTCCCAATGCTGCGTAAGAATCCCCGATGATGCTTGAGTCAGTATTGGTGATAGACGCTAATGCCCAGCATAGATCCTTTGGGTTCCAGTTTGGTCAAGGTTCAAATCAGATCGCCCAGGATTTGCTGACTCTGGATGGTGattataaattatcttaTCGATGGTCTGTACCTACCGTAAGTGGGCTCACAGGATTCGGTTGTGTTATCCAACCCAAGATCGGTAGCGACGCACTTCCCGCCGCTTATCCTTATGCACTTTCAGGTTGGACTCCGGAGAGTCTGACCTGGTCTACCAGAGGCACTTCTGTTGAAGGAGCCGCTATCTCAATCCAAATTGATTGCTCTGGAGAGTACGATGGCCTCACTGTCCTTCTCGATGATATTACCTTGACTCGAGACTGCGGCAGTGCAGTTCGCGGAGACTAATGTTagataacgcccatcatggcAACGGTTGCGAGTGTAAAGCTCCAAACCTGATCTACTTTCCACCGCAGCAAGCAATATTGAGCTATCTCGTTCCCGGGAACATTTAGATTCGTTCTTTAAAGACTGCATTTCATAGATAACTAATTATCTTTTGGCCACTCATCAACTAGTTTCGCCCTGTGAAACCTCGTCGTCCATCCTAAATCCCTTTCCACATCCCCCAACAGGTTTAAAACTGCATGTTGTTCTTCCTTTTCATAAAAGACTTGTCCTGCGACAAAAAGTGCCTGTACAGAATTGGCCCTCACCGGATCACTCGGATCAGCGAGGCTGATTCCGCAAATCTCCTTTGCGTAATGGCGAACATCCTGTTGGATTCTCCTGTATGAATTCAACCGCGCCGAAACAGTAGAGCGTATGAAAGTGGATTCTTGTGGTTGGTTCACGAGCAGTAGTATCATTGCCATGTGGTAATTTTGCATGGTAGCAGCACAAATCGGTAACTCGTACCATACCTGATCGAAGGCGGCGAAACACTGCTGTGATGACAAGTCTCTTGATGGATATGGTGTTCGTGCATATGGTGTAAAAGTCCTGGGAAGACTCTCATGCCACTTTTCAAATTCAGCCATCAATAATTCCCAACGCTCAAGTAAACGCTCCTGAGTCACCCCGACTGAAGGCCGCTGACCATGGGGTAGTGCATAGTCTGTAGGATTGATGGCGTCGCCCGATGTGAGATGGTTTGAAAGCTTGCCTATCAGCCATGTCAATTCATTGCTTTTGGTATCTTCTTCTATATCAGCTGAGGTCCGAATATCTACAGAGCACAGAGGGCTGAAGGGCATCAAAGTGCCGTCTTCTGTAGTTGCAAGACCCGCGTTTTGCCAGAGGCGGACGTCTTTCAAGTCGAGTCGGGTCTGCGTTTCGCTGATAACTATTATTTGTGAGACATAATACTGATAGATCAACAAGGCTAGTCTTACATGCGCATAATAAATCTTGCCTCGCCAAATTCCAGAGAATAGGCCCTTGTATAGCGGTCCTGGGAATCACTATTGGTGAGGCGAGGTTCGAAGGATCTTCTGTCGACTTGAACAGCGGTAAAGCACTCAAGTGTGCCCTCCATGCCGTTCCGGGTGCATCCATAAGTTCATAGATGCATAGAATTGCAACAGCCGCTAGCATATCTTCTTTCTCACTGAGGTCATTCTCGTAGGTTTGTAAGTCCACTGCGCTTCTCAAATGATTGATGGCTTCGTCATAGTGTCTTGCAGATTCATAGCGCCAGTCATACGACAGCCAGAGGGTGTCTCGGGGTTCTGAACTTAAGCTTGAGTGGGACTTGTTCTTCCTGAGACGGTATAGATGCT includes:
- a CDS encoding hypothetical protein (SECRETED:SignalP(1-21)); the encoded protein is MLSRSILVVAAAAISFLGAEAGPCRPTTVTSSAESETSSTVVPVSESTTLTTLIETTSTAVAETTSTVSDEVTPTTLAASTTTSEAPNCVETQVVSNSGFDENNDLSPWASSGGVTSNGAYSAPNAASFGFQFGQGSNQIAQDLLTLDGDYKLSYRWSVPTVSGLTGFGCVIQPKIGSDALPAAYPYALSGWTPESLTWSTRGTSVEGAAISIQIDCSGEYDGLTVLLDDITLTRDCGSAVRGD